In a genomic window of Temperatibacter marinus:
- a CDS encoding DUF938 domain-containing protein, translating into MADKNKAKFFDPKNVDLKNNDLRLHAPHVDRNKDVILNVLKDYFPEKATVLEFASGTGQHASYFASQLPNIHWIPSDIEDDKLASILAWKNHCGMPNLADPLYLNLMKEWPLLPKVDAVCAFNLIHIAPWTLTRHLFKAASSLLESGGQLYLYGPYKRGGEHTSQSNVQFDRNLKSSNPEWGVRAMEDVIEAANRTRFADPTILPMPANNFSLIFEKL; encoded by the coding sequence GTGGCTGATAAAAATAAGGCAAAATTTTTTGATCCAAAAAATGTAGACCTGAAGAATAATGACCTGCGTCTACATGCTCCTCACGTCGATAGAAACAAAGATGTTATTCTCAATGTCTTAAAAGATTATTTCCCAGAAAAAGCCACTGTTTTGGAATTTGCCTCCGGCACGGGACAACATGCCAGTTATTTTGCGTCACAGTTACCCAATATACACTGGATCCCTTCAGACATTGAAGACGACAAGCTGGCCAGCATTCTAGCGTGGAAGAATCACTGCGGTATGCCAAATCTTGCGGACCCCCTCTATCTAAACTTGATGAAGGAATGGCCCCTCTTGCCTAAGGTAGACGCTGTCTGCGCCTTTAATCTTATTCACATCGCGCCTTGGACACTGACTAGACATCTCTTTAAAGCTGCTAGTAGCCTTCTGGAAAGTGGAGGACAACTCTATCTATACGGACCCTATAAGCGCGGTGGGGAGCATACATCTCAGTCAAATGTACAATTTGATCGCAATTTAAAAAGCAGCAACCCTGAATGGGGTGTGAGGGCCATGGAAGACGTCATCGAGGCCGCGAATAGAACCCGATTTGCCGATCCAACAATACTCCCAATGCCCGCGAATAATTTCAGTTTAATTTTTGAAAAGCTTTAA
- a CDS encoding EI24 domain-containing protein, whose amino-acid sequence MVIDSVNKTWQQLLHPAFRKVFFIGTGLSILTMIVLLITFFSYWPEGMITGWDWLDGKLHEWGWADTTFAILAIPLFGIVGYFLFPPIARVVMGVMNEQIMDAVEEDYYPHNLKKREVGFTENLVHALKFGIVVLVVNLLALIPYLILLTTLGIGTLVLYLLINGYLVGREYMEIAALRHMSFQEMKAFRIRHQSKMMLGGIANAAMFLVPVLNLAAPIIGTAIMTHITQKCMEQDKHGNF is encoded by the coding sequence ATGGTTATTGATAGCGTTAATAAGACTTGGCAGCAGCTGCTCCATCCCGCCTTTCGAAAAGTATTCTTTATCGGCACAGGACTTTCTATACTGACAATGATCGTTCTACTCATCACTTTCTTCAGCTATTGGCCAGAAGGAATGATTACCGGATGGGACTGGCTTGACGGCAAACTTCATGAGTGGGGATGGGCAGACACTACCTTTGCTATTCTTGCAATTCCTCTTTTTGGAATCGTCGGTTATTTTCTCTTCCCCCCCATAGCGAGAGTGGTGATGGGTGTTATGAATGAACAGATTATGGACGCTGTTGAAGAAGATTATTACCCTCATAACTTAAAGAAGAGAGAGGTTGGTTTTACTGAAAACTTAGTTCACGCCTTAAAGTTCGGGATTGTGGTTCTTGTGGTAAATCTTCTAGCTCTGATTCCCTATCTGATTTTACTGACGACCTTAGGCATTGGCACCCTTGTCCTCTATCTTTTGATAAACGGCTATTTGGTCGGTCGAGAATATATGGAAATTGCAGCCTTGCGTCATATGTCTTTTCAAGAAATGAAAGCTTTCAGGATACGTCATCAAAGCAAGATGATGTTGGGTGGCATAGCAAATGCTGCTATGTTTTTAGTACCTGTCCTCAATTTAGCCGCTCCCATTATCGGGACAGCTATTATGACCCACATCACTCAAAAATGTATGGAACAAGATAAACATGGGAATTTCTAG
- a CDS encoding adenosine kinase, with translation MTTSPKLITIGNAIVDVLAKVEDSFLATFSMDKGAMLLVDQDQSTNIYDAMPPAIERSGGSAGNTAAGVAMLGGSVGYIGKVFDDQLGKIFRHDIGAVGVDFPTPAATEGESTANCMVLITPDAQRTMNTYLGACGGLSVDDIDEAYIAGAEIIYVEGYLWDRPDAKEAVLKAFKIAKASKTKVALSLSDSFCVDRFRDEFMQLIEEYVDILFANEDEIKSLYEIEDFSRAASLARGSVEIAALTRGDKGSTIIAEGQTFAIPAEPTSVEDTTGAGDLYAAGFLYGLQQGYGAATCARIGGICAAEVISHVGPRPEVDLKDLIVGLT, from the coding sequence ATGACGACATCACCTAAATTAATCACGATTGGCAATGCGATTGTTGATGTACTGGCAAAGGTTGAAGACAGCTTTTTAGCAACGTTTTCTATGGATAAAGGTGCAATGCTTTTAGTGGACCAAGACCAGTCAACTAACATCTATGACGCTATGCCACCAGCCATAGAGCGTTCGGGGGGCTCAGCGGGCAACACGGCTGCAGGTGTGGCTATGCTTGGGGGGTCTGTCGGGTACATAGGTAAAGTTTTTGATGACCAGTTGGGGAAGATTTTTCGCCATGATATCGGCGCTGTTGGCGTTGATTTTCCAACCCCTGCTGCCACAGAAGGGGAATCTACAGCCAATTGTATGGTCCTGATTACTCCAGATGCTCAGCGCACTATGAATACCTATTTAGGAGCATGCGGTGGCTTGTCAGTCGATGACATTGACGAAGCTTATATTGCTGGCGCTGAAATCATTTATGTTGAAGGATATTTATGGGATAGGCCTGATGCAAAAGAGGCGGTGCTTAAGGCCTTTAAGATTGCAAAGGCTTCTAAGACCAAAGTAGCTCTTAGCCTATCAGATAGTTTCTGTGTGGATCGGTTCAGAGATGAATTTATGCAGTTAATTGAAGAATATGTGGATATCTTGTTCGCCAATGAAGACGAGATTAAGTCTCTTTATGAAATTGAAGACTTTTCTCGTGCTGCAAGCCTCGCCCGTGGCAGTGTAGAGATCGCAGCGCTAACCCGGGGTGATAAGGGCAGTACCATCATTGCGGAGGGGCAAACTTTTGCTATTCCGGCAGAACCTACATCTGTTGAAGACACAACAGGGGCAGGAGACCTCTATGCCGCCGGGTTTTTATATGGCCTGCAACAAGGCTACGGTGCTGCTACCTGTGCCAGGATTGGGGGCATTTGTGCTGCCGAGGTGATTTCCCACGTGGGCCCTCGTCCGGAAGTTGATCTTAAAGACTTGATCGTGGGCCTCACTTAG
- a CDS encoding GNAT family N-acetyltransferase codes for MPLITLRSATPNDREFILSLSPILAEPIKLAWHSDAAIKMFQQAYILEMLECEKSESHTVIAEIDTQPVGFIHACKSKDEVSGEACGTIPLLAVKKEAQHSGVGKALMQEAESWARKKDYRLLHLEVFSSNTEGRGFYKALGYGEDTINLIKELS; via the coding sequence ATGCCCTTAATAACACTGCGCAGCGCAACTCCCAATGACAGAGAATTTATCCTTTCTCTCTCGCCTATTCTTGCGGAACCAATCAAACTCGCTTGGCATTCCGATGCCGCTATAAAAATGTTCCAACAGGCTTACATTCTTGAAATGTTGGAGTGTGAGAAAAGTGAAAGTCACACAGTAATAGCCGAAATAGACACTCAACCTGTGGGCTTTATACATGCATGCAAGTCTAAGGACGAGGTATCAGGCGAAGCTTGTGGCACCATTCCATTGCTTGCTGTTAAAAAAGAAGCTCAACACTCTGGCGTCGGGAAGGCCTTAATGCAAGAGGCCGAGTCTTGGGCAAGAAAAAAGGACTATCGTCTTTTACATTTAGAAGTCTTTTCCTCAAACACCGAAGGCCGAGGCTTTTACAAAGCCCTCGGCTACGGAGAAGATACAATTAATTTGATTAAAGAATTGAGCTAA
- the purH gene encoding bifunctional phosphoribosylaminoimidazolecarboxamide formyltransferase/IMP cyclohydrolase, with protein sequence MTNIVTIKRALISVSDKSGVVELAKALADQGAEILSTGGSAKVIRDAGIPVKEVADHTGFPEMMDGRVKTLHPKIHGGFLALRDNEDHITAMKDHDIGGIDLVAVNLYPFEATVASGADFDTCIENIDIGGPAMVRSAAKNHAFVTIVTDPCDYETIITEISEQGGTTHATRMKCAAKAYARTAAYDTAISQWYAQQNGETFADRVTFSGSKVQECRYGENPHQVAAFYKNSEERPGIATATQLQGKELSYNNLNDTDAAFELVSEFDPSTPTVAIIKHANPCGVAQADSLLDAYKKALKCDPVSAFGGIVALNGTLDATTASEIVKVFTEVIIAPSVSDDAKEIIAAKKNLRLLVTGGLADPKQDAKMVKTVSGGFLVQNRDTGRIIREDLKVVTDREPSDQELTDMLFAFQVGKHVKSNAIVYVRDGMTVGIGAGQMNRRDSSRIAAIRAGEAAEMAGDSETLAKGSVVASDAFFPFADGLLAAAEAGATAVIQPGGSMRDQDVIDAANEAGLAMVFTGMRHFRH encoded by the coding sequence ATGACCAATATCGTTACAATAAAACGTGCTCTGATTTCTGTTTCTGATAAAAGCGGCGTTGTAGAACTCGCTAAAGCCCTCGCCGACCAAGGGGCAGAAATACTCTCAACAGGCGGCTCTGCCAAAGTCATCCGCGACGCTGGTATTCCCGTAAAAGAAGTTGCAGACCATACAGGATTTCCTGAAATGATGGATGGTCGTGTCAAAACACTTCATCCTAAAATTCATGGTGGTTTTCTTGCACTTCGTGACAATGAAGATCATATCACAGCCATGAAAGATCATGACATTGGGGGCATCGACCTTGTAGCGGTTAACCTTTATCCTTTTGAAGCTACTGTGGCGTCCGGTGCTGACTTTGATACTTGTATAGAAAACATCGATATAGGCGGCCCTGCAATGGTGCGTTCTGCGGCCAAGAACCATGCTTTTGTAACGATTGTTACTGACCCATGCGATTATGAGACCATTATCACTGAAATTTCAGAGCAAGGGGGTACAACGCACGCAACCCGTATGAAATGTGCCGCAAAAGCTTATGCCCGAACAGCCGCATACGATACAGCGATCAGTCAGTGGTACGCGCAACAAAACGGTGAAACCTTTGCGGACAGGGTCACTTTTTCAGGCTCAAAAGTCCAAGAATGCCGCTACGGCGAAAACCCACATCAAGTGGCCGCTTTCTATAAAAATAGTGAAGAGCGCCCTGGCATAGCGACCGCCACTCAGCTCCAAGGAAAAGAGCTTTCCTATAATAATCTGAACGATACAGATGCCGCGTTTGAATTGGTTTCAGAATTTGACCCTTCCACACCTACGGTTGCCATTATTAAACATGCCAACCCTTGCGGCGTTGCCCAGGCTGACAGCTTGCTAGACGCCTACAAAAAAGCGCTGAAATGTGACCCCGTATCTGCCTTTGGTGGTATTGTTGCTTTGAATGGCACTCTTGATGCCACAACAGCTTCAGAAATTGTAAAAGTATTTACAGAAGTAATTATTGCTCCTTCTGTGAGTGATGACGCTAAAGAAATTATTGCAGCGAAAAAGAATTTACGTCTATTAGTAACCGGCGGCTTAGCGGATCCAAAACAAGATGCAAAAATGGTGAAAACCGTTTCCGGCGGCTTTCTTGTTCAAAACCGTGATACAGGGCGCATCATCAGAGAGGATCTAAAAGTAGTAACAGACCGTGAACCTTCTGATCAAGAACTCACCGATATGTTGTTTGCTTTCCAAGTTGGCAAACATGTGAAATCAAATGCGATTGTTTATGTACGTGATGGTATGACTGTGGGTATTGGGGCAGGCCAGATGAATCGTCGCGACAGTTCGCGGATTGCAGCCATTCGTGCTGGAGAAGCAGCAGAAATGGCAGGAGATTCAGAAACTCTTGCCAAAGGCTCTGTGGTCGCATCGGATGCCTTCTTCCCCTTTGCTGACGGACTTCTCGCAGCGGCAGAAGCAGGCGCTACTGCGGTGATCCAACCAGGTGGATCTATGCGAGACCAAGATGTGATTGATGCAGCAAATGAAGCCGGTCTTGCGATGGTCTTTACAGGAATGCGTCACTTTAGACACTAA
- a CDS encoding heparinase II/III family protein, translated as MSLAESVRAQIMASSNEQSYRLLRPANRSLLAKFMKKIGRRFREWGYGQALYRWRLKGRHPVQILASPDDPAAGNGVIGRKLLGGEYHFENEMIDINESFWAAIYGKTDALITHAHRFNFLEDLAQVGDQPLAREAAEYLTRLWLEDYADFDIDVWQPDIITRRQISWCVHAPLILSSNCLVYKSKLLLTMACQARHIQRVTKDCSEGMGEVYGGTALILSGLILPVGEKWTQRGEDFLSKTLAYFINPDGGTQSRSTADAIKVMQQLVILKSAYKETETEQPVWLQSTLDKIGPFVKALMFEDGSMAAFGGTSPSGGSVAERQFGTQSILQASDAEGSPMESASRTGYQRLSNGRTNLIMDVGPAPQTSFSAKAGASCGAFELSDSLYRIITSMGPAGSRTAMPELAPLSRTSAAFSNHIVSDKNSTKFTETGQMGAGVTATHFTRKNHDNGALEISLTHDGYDKRVGVSVERRITLSQDGLTVKGQEKWRVSKPKKAEKQSASLRFHLHSSVTAEKLDDGRIRIQGPFGTWLFSSIGADCDLEESLYMDTPASIQPSVQIVIQASADTLINDYIRWRLSKEDINS; from the coding sequence ATGAGTCTGGCTGAATCAGTAAGAGCTCAGATCATGGCAAGTAGTAACGAACAATCCTATCGATTGTTGCGGCCTGCCAATAGGTCTTTACTCGCTAAATTCATGAAAAAGATAGGCCGTCGCTTTCGTGAATGGGGCTATGGGCAGGCCCTCTATAGATGGCGTCTCAAAGGTCGTCATCCCGTTCAAATTCTTGCCTCCCCCGATGATCCTGCGGCCGGTAACGGTGTAATCGGTCGAAAACTTTTGGGAGGTGAGTATCATTTCGAAAACGAAATGATAGATATAAACGAAAGCTTTTGGGCCGCGATATATGGGAAGACGGATGCGCTTATCACGCATGCTCATCGTTTTAATTTTCTTGAGGATTTGGCCCAGGTTGGCGATCAACCCCTTGCTCGCGAAGCCGCTGAATATCTAACGCGTCTTTGGCTTGAGGATTATGCTGATTTTGACATTGATGTTTGGCAACCCGATATCATTACACGCCGTCAAATAAGTTGGTGTGTTCATGCGCCCCTTATATTATCAAGCAATTGTCTGGTTTATAAATCGAAATTATTGCTGACCATGGCTTGCCAAGCCCGTCATATTCAACGAGTAACCAAAGATTGCTCTGAGGGCATGGGAGAAGTATACGGAGGCACAGCCCTTATCTTGTCAGGCCTCATCTTGCCTGTCGGAGAAAAATGGACACAGCGCGGTGAAGACTTTCTCTCGAAAACGTTGGCATATTTTATTAATCCGGACGGGGGCACCCAATCGCGTAGTACAGCTGATGCCATAAAAGTCATGCAACAATTGGTCATTTTAAAAAGCGCCTATAAAGAAACTGAGACAGAGCAACCTGTTTGGCTTCAATCAACGCTCGATAAGATTGGACCTTTTGTGAAAGCTCTAATGTTTGAGGATGGATCCATGGCTGCTTTTGGGGGCACATCGCCCTCAGGCGGATCCGTCGCCGAACGACAATTTGGAACACAGTCTATTCTTCAAGCCTCTGATGCTGAAGGCAGTCCGATGGAAAGTGCATCCCGTACAGGGTACCAGCGTTTGAGCAACGGTAGAACAAATCTTATAATGGATGTGGGTCCTGCACCCCAGACGTCCTTTTCTGCAAAGGCAGGGGCAAGCTGTGGTGCTTTTGAACTCTCGGACAGTTTATACCGAATTATCACGAGCATGGGTCCTGCAGGTAGCCGCACAGCCATGCCCGAACTCGCCCCCTTAAGCAGAACCTCAGCCGCTTTCTCAAATCACATTGTAAGTGACAAAAATAGTACAAAATTTACTGAGACAGGCCAGATGGGTGCCGGGGTGACTGCAACTCATTTCACCCGTAAAAACCATGACAACGGGGCTCTTGAAATTAGCCTAACTCACGATGGCTATGATAAGCGTGTTGGCGTCTCAGTCGAAAGACGCATTACGCTTTCACAGGATGGTTTAACTGTTAAAGGTCAAGAAAAGTGGCGCGTATCAAAACCTAAAAAAGCTGAAAAACAATCAGCCTCACTTCGATTTCATCTCCACTCTTCGGTCACGGCCGAGAAATTAGATGATGGCCGCATCCGCATACAAGGTCCTTTTGGTACATGGCTCTTTTCGTCCATCGGTGCGGACTGTGACTTAGAGGAAAGCCTTTATATGGACACACCTGCGTCCATACAGCCATCTGTGCAAATTGTTATTCAAGCCTCAGCCGATACCTTAATCAATGATTATATTCGCTGGCGCTTATCAAAAGAAGATATAAATTCTTAA
- the rpe gene encoding ribulose-phosphate 3-epimerase: protein MQKPVRIAPSILSADFSKLGEEVRAIDAAGCDYVHIDVMDGHFVPNITIGPDVVKSLRPHTQKIFDVHLMVAPVDSYIQAFADAGSDIITVHAESGPHVHRTLQMIKATGKKAGLSFNPGTPLDCLDYLIDMLDLILVMSVNPGFGGQSFIPSQLKKIEEARRRIDVSGREIDLQVDGGVNMETAPQVITAGADLLVAGSATFKGGPDQYATNMKALRGES from the coding sequence ATGCAAAAACCAGTTCGAATTGCCCCGAGTATCCTGTCTGCTGATTTTTCTAAATTAGGTGAAGAAGTGCGCGCGATCGATGCCGCAGGGTGCGACTATGTTCACATTGATGTAATGGACGGTCATTTTGTGCCGAATATTACTATCGGTCCAGACGTTGTTAAAAGCCTTCGCCCCCATACGCAGAAGATTTTCGATGTCCATTTAATGGTCGCCCCAGTGGACAGCTATATTCAAGCATTTGCTGATGCTGGTTCTGACATCATAACCGTTCACGCTGAATCCGGGCCGCATGTACATCGCACACTGCAAATGATTAAGGCCACTGGTAAAAAAGCTGGCCTCTCATTTAATCCAGGCACCCCGCTCGACTGTCTAGATTATCTGATCGATATGCTGGATCTAATTTTAGTCATGAGTGTTAATCCTGGCTTTGGAGGGCAGTCTTTCATACCATCCCAATTGAAGAAAATTGAAGAGGCTCGCCGGCGCATTGATGTATCTGGTCGCGAGATTGATCTTCAAGTTGACGGCGGCGTAAATATGGAAACCGCCCCGCAGGTCATCACAGCAGGAGCAGACTTACTTGTTGCTGGCAGTGCTACGTTTAAGGGCGGTCCTGATCAATATGCTACGAATATGAAAGCGCTCCGTGGCGAGAGCTAA
- a CDS encoding RsmB/NOP family class I SAM-dependent RNA methyltransferase produces MTSNSSQKPRRSPKISISRKVAVEAFRAVLEKQQTLENAITESANREKLDSRDRAFVVQLTSTALRRYGSLIGTLDFMMEKPFKENATDVRAVILLGMTQIFFMRTDDHAAVNESVNLLYGKRERYRGIANAILRRSIRERDEILSHMESTPEEDLPHWIASSWTQTYGAEIVAKIAQCLRHPPKIDLTVKNDADRDDLALELEAKIMPTGNLRIDPTDVSKLSGYDQGAWWVQDLATSIPATLLGDIKGKTVVDFCAAPGGKTMQLAAAGAQVIAVDRSKPRLKRLHANMKRTWLKAKVITDDALTVDLSDYEIDHILLDAPCTATGTLRRNPDMMWCKDPEDVIKLAGLQKRMLKRSFDLLPVGGTLIYCVCSLEAPESIDPITDFLSRTKTAERRPITSSEVGGLKELITEDGDLLCLPHYLSDEGGMDGFYAARLTKTA; encoded by the coding sequence ATGACGTCAAACTCCTCACAAAAACCCCGCCGGTCTCCAAAAATTTCTATATCTAGAAAAGTCGCAGTCGAAGCCTTTCGTGCCGTCTTGGAAAAACAACAAACTTTAGAGAATGCGATCACGGAATCGGCAAACAGGGAAAAATTAGATAGTCGAGATCGAGCCTTTGTTGTGCAATTGACCAGCACGGCCTTGCGGCGATACGGCAGTTTGATTGGCACTTTAGATTTCATGATGGAAAAGCCCTTCAAAGAAAATGCAACTGATGTAAGAGCCGTTATCTTATTAGGAATGACCCAGATTTTTTTCATGCGAACGGATGATCATGCGGCAGTGAATGAGAGCGTAAATCTTCTATACGGCAAAAGAGAAAGATACAGGGGCATCGCCAATGCTATTTTGCGGCGCTCTATTCGGGAGAGAGATGAAATACTTTCCCATATGGAGTCAACGCCAGAAGAAGATCTACCACATTGGATTGCCAGCAGTTGGACCCAAACATATGGGGCTGAGATTGTCGCAAAAATTGCACAATGCCTGCGCCACCCCCCTAAAATTGATCTGACCGTAAAAAATGATGCGGATCGGGACGATTTAGCCCTTGAGTTAGAAGCCAAAATCATGCCTACAGGCAACCTCAGAATCGACCCAACAGACGTCTCTAAGCTCTCTGGTTACGATCAAGGTGCTTGGTGGGTGCAAGACCTTGCCACAAGCATTCCAGCCACACTACTTGGGGACATTAAAGGTAAAACAGTCGTCGATTTTTGTGCTGCCCCTGGCGGCAAAACCATGCAGCTTGCAGCAGCAGGTGCTCAGGTGATTGCAGTAGATCGCTCTAAACCGCGTCTAAAAAGACTTCATGCCAATATGAAACGTACATGGTTAAAAGCGAAAGTTATCACAGATGATGCTCTGACAGTTGATCTGAGTGACTATGAAATTGATCATATTTTACTAGACGCCCCCTGTACTGCAACAGGCACCCTGAGACGAAATCCTGACATGATGTGGTGTAAAGACCCCGAGGATGTGATCAAACTTGCAGGGCTTCAAAAGCGCATGCTGAAACGCTCTTTTGATCTTCTACCTGTTGGCGGCACACTAATTTATTGTGTTTGCTCACTTGAAGCCCCAGAATCTATTGATCCGATCACAGATTTTCTTAGCCGAACAAAGACAGCCGAGCGGCGCCCCATCACAAGCTCTGAAGTAGGCGGCCTCAAGGAATTGATTACAGAAGATGGTGATTTACTCTGCCTGCCTCATTATCTCTCTGATGAAGGCGGTATGGATGGTTTCTACGCAGCAAGACTTACAAAAACTGCCTAA
- a CDS encoding hotdog fold domain-containing protein, with translation MQETRVVIDKHFNGPNVSANGGYACGMMAEVLPQDQAATMRLLAPPPLEVDLRLVEDNGHVELIHGNTVIGTGESSHLDPARPELPDNVNIYQAAENPISSSFDFLRQCYVCGPDRQEDGLHIHPGSLIGRDGEVACFWQTALDQADQAGFVDGLRLWSALDCPGYFASAAGKPALLGSMTAQILGAVKAGEIVTVHAWTKSISGRKHRAGVALYGPNRDCIALADQTWVVVKDEMFDSLRG, from the coding sequence ATGCAAGAGACTAGAGTTGTTATTGACAAACATTTTAATGGTCCAAATGTCAGTGCTAACGGTGGTTACGCCTGTGGCATGATGGCAGAAGTTTTACCGCAAGATCAGGCTGCTACAATGCGCCTGCTTGCCCCGCCACCCTTAGAGGTTGATCTGCGCCTTGTTGAGGATAATGGCCATGTTGAGCTCATTCACGGCAACACGGTGATTGGAACAGGTGAGAGCAGTCACCTTGATCCTGCGCGACCAGAATTACCCGATAATGTGAATATTTATCAGGCAGCAGAGAACCCGATCAGCAGTAGTTTTGATTTTCTTCGGCAGTGTTATGTCTGCGGTCCAGATAGACAAGAAGACGGCTTGCATATTCATCCGGGGTCATTGATAGGGCGTGATGGGGAAGTGGCTTGTTTCTGGCAAACCGCTTTGGATCAGGCAGACCAGGCAGGATTTGTTGATGGCCTCAGGCTTTGGTCGGCGCTTGATTGTCCGGGATATTTTGCGTCGGCGGCGGGGAAACCGGCTTTGCTTGGCTCCATGACGGCTCAAATACTTGGCGCCGTAAAAGCGGGTGAGATTGTTACCGTTCATGCTTGGACAAAATCAATCTCAGGCCGCAAGCACCGGGCTGGCGTGGCCTTGTATGGTCCGAATAGAGACTGTATTGCTCTCGCAGATCAAACATGGGTTGTGGTTAAAGATGAAATGTTTGATAGCCTGAGGGGGTAG